Proteins found in one Falsirhodobacter algicola genomic segment:
- a CDS encoding DUF4167 domain-containing protein has translation MRSSKSRSRSKSNRPRPLGNIINRVFDSSGPEGKVRGTPQQIIEKYHVLARDAQLSNDRVAAEAFLQHAEHYTRMLSEAQREMAAEQEARQQHHAQNQQHHNQRRDDRDAPRRDREDDRQDRREPEVTAEPVADVPVDAPAEQPSLDLTAEELAPPAAEKPRRARAPRAPKPEGEAPRRANTRRPRKKADEGADPEPRQAVE, from the coding sequence ATGAGATCCTCTAAGTCCCGTTCGCGTTCGAAATCGAACCGTCCGCGCCCGCTGGGCAACATCATCAACCGCGTGTTCGACAGCTCCGGCCCCGAGGGCAAGGTGCGTGGCACGCCGCAGCAGATCATCGAGAAGTATCATGTGCTTGCGCGTGATGCCCAATTGTCGAACGATCGTGTGGCGGCCGAGGCCTTCTTGCAGCATGCCGAGCATTACACCCGCATGCTGAGCGAAGCGCAGCGCGAGATGGCCGCCGAGCAGGAGGCCCGTCAGCAGCATCACGCGCAGAACCAGCAGCATCACAACCAGCGCCGCGATGACCGCGACGCCCCGCGCCGCGACCGCGAGGATGACCGCCAAGATCGGCGGGAACCCGAGGTGACGGCCGAGCCCGTGGCCGACGTTCCGGTCGACGCCCCGGCCGAGCAGCCGAGCCTCGATCTGACCGCCGAAGAGCTTGCGCCGCCCGCCGCCGAAAAGCCGCGCCGCGCCCGTGCCCCGCGCGCCCCGAAGCCCGAGGGTGAGGCCCCCCGCCGCGCCAACACGCGCCGGCCGCGCAAGAAGGCCGATGAGGGCGCCGACCCCGAGCCGCGCCAAGCCGTCGAATGA
- the prmC gene encoding peptide chain release factor N(5)-glutamine methyltransferase — protein sequence MIVADALRRGAAELAAAGVPEAGRDARWLLAHMMGYAPDRLVLHMSDEVGTHAMARFEAALAARSARQPVAQIVGERLFWGRRFRITPEVLDPRPETEALIALALEEPFGTLLDLGTGSGAIALTLMAETGAETTATDLSPGALAVAGENAARLGLRPLFVLSDWFASVEGRFALIVSNPPYITEAEMDDLSPEVREWEPHLALTPGGDGLDAYRAIAAGARDHLLPGGRLLLEIGATQGAAVAALLREAGLDAVRVHPDMEGRDRVVAARAPAKTG from the coding sequence ATGATCGTCGCCGATGCCCTGCGCCGCGGCGCAGCCGAACTGGCCGCTGCGGGCGTGCCGGAGGCGGGGCGCGATGCGCGTTGGCTGCTGGCGCATATGATGGGATACGCCCCGGACCGGCTGGTGCTGCATATGTCCGACGAGGTCGGCACCCATGCCATGGCGCGGTTCGAGGCGGCTCTGGCCGCCCGCTCGGCCCGCCAGCCGGTGGCCCAGATCGTGGGTGAGCGTCTGTTCTGGGGGCGGCGCTTCCGCATCACCCCCGAAGTGCTGGACCCGCGCCCCGAGACGGAGGCGCTGATCGCCCTCGCGCTGGAAGAGCCGTTCGGCACCCTGCTGGACCTTGGCACCGGCAGTGGCGCGATCGCGCTGACGTTGATGGCCGAAACGGGGGCGGAGACCACCGCGACCGATCTGTCGCCGGGGGCGCTAGCCGTCGCGGGGGAAAACGCCGCGCGCCTTGGGCTGCGGCCGCTGTTCGTGCTGTCGGATTGGTTTGCTTCGGTCGAGGGGCGTTTCGCGCTCATCGTCTCGAACCCGCCCTATATCACCGAGGCGGAGATGGACGACCTTTCCCCCGAGGTGCGGGAGTGGGAGCCGCATCTGGCGCTGACGCCGGGGGGCGACGGTCTTGATGCCTATCGCGCCATCGCTGCGGGCGCGCGGGATCACCTTTTGCCCGGTGGCCGTCTTCTTCTGGAGATCGGGGCGACGCAAGGCGCGGCGGTGGCGGCGCTTCTGCGCGAGGCAGGCCTTGACGCGGTGCGCGTTCATCCCGACATGGAGGGCAGGGATCGGGTCGTTGCAGCCCGCGCGCCGGCCAAAACCGGCTGA
- the prfA gene encoding peptide chain release factor 1, with translation MVPMDKLAQITRRFEFLEAKLSTGAAPAEIAALSREYGDLKPVVTQIEAYTRALDDLAEAQAMLSDPEMRALAEDEIPALRARIPEMEQALRLALLPKDAADARPAILEIRPGTGGEEAALFAADLLRMYQRHAEAQGWTFQIIDLAESDLGGIREVTALVQGEGVFARLKYESGVHRVQRVPETEAGGRIHTSAATVAVLPEAEEVEIDIPAADIRIDTMRASGAGGQHVNTTDSAVRITHLPTGIVVTSSEKSQHQNRAIALQVLRARLYELERDRTDAARAADRKAQVGSGDRSERIRTYNFPQGRMTDHRINLTLYALAQIMAGDLNEVIDALVAHDQAARLAEMEA, from the coding sequence ATGGTTCCGATGGACAAACTCGCCCAGATCACCCGCCGCTTCGAGTTTCTCGAGGCGAAGCTGTCCACGGGCGCGGCCCCCGCCGAGATTGCGGCCCTGTCGCGGGAATACGGCGATCTGAAGCCCGTCGTCACGCAGATCGAAGCCTATACCCGCGCGCTGGACGATCTGGCCGAAGCGCAGGCGATGCTGTCCGACCCCGAAATGCGCGCGCTGGCCGAGGATGAGATCCCGGCCCTGCGCGCCCGCATCCCCGAGATGGAACAGGCGCTGCGTCTTGCGCTGCTGCCCAAGGATGCGGCGGATGCGCGCCCCGCCATCCTCGAGATCCGCCCCGGCACCGGCGGCGAGGAAGCGGCGCTTTTCGCGGCCGATCTGCTGCGCATGTATCAGCGCCACGCCGAGGCGCAGGGCTGGACCTTCCAGATCATCGACCTTGCCGAGAGCGATCTTGGCGGCATCCGCGAAGTGACGGCGTTGGTGCAGGGCGAGGGGGTCTTCGCCCGCCTCAAATACGAATCCGGCGTCCACCGCGTTCAGCGCGTCCCCGAGACGGAGGCGGGCGGGCGTATCCACACCTCCGCCGCGACCGTCGCCGTCCTGCCGGAGGCCGAGGAGGTGGAGATCGACATCCCTGCCGCCGACATCCGCATCGACACGATGCGCGCCAGCGGCGCCGGCGGTCAGCACGTCAACACCACCGATTCCGCCGTTCGGATCACCCATCTTCCGACGGGCATCGTCGTGACCAGCTCCGAAAAATCGCAGCATCAGAACCGCGCCATCGCCCTTCAGGTCCTGCGCGCGCGCCTCTACGAGCTGGAGCGTGATCGCACGGATGCCGCCCGCGCCGCCGACCGCAAGGCGCAGGTCGGCTCCGGCGATCGAAGCGAACGCATCCGCACTTACAACTTCCCGCAGGGCCGGATGACGGATCACCGCATCAACCTCACGCTCTATGCGCTGGCGCAGATCATGGCGGGCGATCTGAACGAGGTGATCGACGCGCTGGTCGCGCATGATCAGGCCGCGCGTCTTGCCGAGATGGAGGCATGA
- a CDS encoding Mth938-like domain-containing protein → MPMMEEISYPEAQPIDGYGPGFFRLAGQKLEGMILVSPWSTVGWGGYADTAAPLLLAGRIDVLFLGTGAEIAHAPRAFREALEEAGIGVEVMNTPAACRTYNVLLSEGRRIAAALIPVGP, encoded by the coding sequence ATGCCGATGATGGAAGAAATCTCCTATCCCGAAGCGCAGCCGATCGACGGCTATGGTCCGGGCTTCTTCCGCCTTGCGGGGCAGAAGCTGGAGGGGATGATCCTCGTCTCGCCATGGAGCACGGTCGGCTGGGGCGGCTATGCCGATACGGCCGCGCCGCTGCTCTTGGCCGGGCGGATCGACGTGCTGTTCCTCGGCACGGGGGCCGAGATCGCCCATGCGCCCCGCGCCTTCCGCGAGGCGCTGGAGGAGGCCGGGATCGGCGTCGAGGTGATGAACACCCCCGCCGCCTGCCGCACCTACAACGTCCTTCTGTCCGAGGGGCGCCGCATCGCGGCGGCGCTGATACCTGTCGGCCCTTGA
- the secF gene encoding protein translocase subunit SecF: protein MALRLKLVPSVTKIDFFRWQWATFGASVVAMILSVVLVLVMGLNFGIDFRGGTTIRTESTEPVDVGAYRQALQPLGIGDVIITEVFDPSFGADQHVASIRIEAQEGAESASPETINRVEDALRAVAPSITFPSVESVGPKVSGELIRSAVLAVALASLGIAVYIWLRFEWQFALGTIIASLHDVLVTIGIFALFQIRFDLTTVAALLTILGYSVNDTVVVFDRLRENLRKYKTMPLRDVMNLSVNETLSRTVMTVVTTLIALIALLIFGGDVIRGFVAAIAFGVILGTYSSVYMAKNLVLWIGVNRDPKAPSKAGTKFADIDA from the coding sequence ATGGCCCTTCGTCTGAAGCTTGTCCCCTCTGTCACGAAGATCGACTTCTTCCGCTGGCAATGGGCGACGTTCGGCGCCTCTGTCGTGGCGATGATCCTGTCGGTGGTCCTTGTGCTGGTGATGGGGCTGAACTTCGGGATCGACTTCCGCGGCGGCACCACGATCCGCACCGAGTCGACCGAGCCGGTGGATGTCGGCGCCTATCGTCAGGCGCTGCAACCGCTGGGAATCGGCGATGTCATCATCACCGAGGTGTTCGATCCGTCCTTCGGCGCCGATCAGCATGTCGCCTCCATCCGGATCGAGGCGCAGGAAGGCGCCGAATCCGCCAGCCCCGAGACGATCAACCGCGTGGAGGATGCGCTGCGCGCCGTCGCCCCCTCCATCACCTTCCCGTCGGTGGAATCGGTGGGGCCGAAGGTCTCGGGTGAGTTGATCCGCTCGGCGGTGCTGGCCGTCGCGCTCGCTTCGCTCGGGATCGCGGTGTATATCTGGCTGCGCTTCGAATGGCAGTTCGCGCTGGGGACGATCATCGCATCGCTGCATGACGTGCTCGTCACGATCGGCATCTTCGCGCTGTTTCAGATCCGGTTCGACCTGACGACGGTGGCGGCGCTGCTGACCATCCTCGGCTATTCGGTGAACGATACGGTGGTCGTGTTCGACCGGCTGCGGGAGAACCTGCGCAAGTACAAGACGATGCCGCTGCGCGATGTCATGAACCTGTCGGTCAACGAAACGCTGAGCCGGACGGTGATGACGGTGGTGACGACGCTGATCGCGCTGATCGCGCTGCTGATCTTCGGCGGCGACGTGATCCGCGGCTTCGTGGCGGCGATTGCCTTCGGCGTGATCCTCGGGACGTATTCCTCGGTCTATATGGCCAAGAACCTCGTGCTCTGGATCGGCGTCAACCGCGATCCCAAGGCGCCGTCCAAAGCGGGCACCAAATTCGCGGATATCGACGCCTGA
- the secD gene encoding protein translocase subunit SecD, with protein MLQIPLWKRIVIWGICALAVLFAIPNAFYGRVETHNDAAAAVEAQGGTATPDQQAAMDAWPDWMPASLMNLGLDLRGGAHLLAEVRLSDVYADRIDALWPEMRDALRDARSEVGSIRRTASDPGVLRIQMSDVAGADRALQIARGLAQPVQSLTATGQNDIDVQLDGDTLVIQLSEAERSATDLRTMQQSLEIIRRRIDEVGTREPTIQRQGDDRILIEVPGIGSAEELKELIGTTAQLTFNTVVNRTTDANTPVDAGQELLPSEDEQGVYYVVQSTPVVSGEALVDAQPAFDQNNRPAVNFRFNGAGGRVFGDYTAQNIGRPFAIVLDDQVISAPVINSAIPGGSGIITGNFTVEQSTQLAVLLRAGALPAGMDFLEERTIGPELGQDSIDAGRLASVVAMIAVVVFMVASYGWFGMMANVALAVNVIAIFAILSLIGATLTLPGIAGIVLTMGMAVDANVLIYERVREELRAGRNAVRALDEGFQKALSAIVDANITTLLTAVIMFAIGTGSVRGFAVTLGIGIITSMFTSVFVTRSLIATWYAWRRPKTITV; from the coding sequence ATGCTGCAGATACCGCTGTGGAAACGGATCGTCATCTGGGGCATCTGCGCCCTGGCGGTCCTGTTCGCCATACCCAACGCCTTCTATGGCCGGGTCGAAACCCATAACGACGCCGCGGCCGCGGTGGAGGCGCAGGGCGGCACCGCCACGCCCGACCAGCAGGCCGCGATGGACGCTTGGCCCGATTGGATGCCCGCGTCGCTGATGAACCTCGGGCTCGACCTGCGGGGCGGCGCGCATCTTCTGGCCGAAGTCCGGCTGTCGGATGTCTATGCCGACCGCATCGACGCCCTCTGGCCCGAAATGCGCGACGCGCTGCGCGATGCGCGCAGCGAGGTCGGAAGCATCCGCCGCACCGCCTCCGATCCGGGGGTGCTGCGCATCCAGATGTCCGATGTCGCGGGCGCGGACCGGGCGCTGCAGATCGCGCGGGGCCTTGCCCAGCCGGTCCAGAGCCTGACCGCCACCGGCCAGAACGACATCGACGTGCAGCTGGACGGCGACACCCTCGTGATCCAACTTTCCGAGGCCGAGCGCAGCGCGACCGATCTGCGCACGATGCAACAGAGCCTCGAGATCATCCGCCGCCGCATCGACGAAGTCGGCACGCGCGAGCCGACGATCCAGCGTCAGGGCGACGACCGCATCCTGATCGAGGTTCCCGGCATCGGTTCCGCCGAAGAGCTGAAGGAGCTGATCGGCACCACCGCGCAGCTGACCTTCAACACCGTCGTCAACCGGACGACCGATGCGAACACCCCCGTCGATGCAGGGCAGGAGCTTCTGCCCTCCGAAGACGAGCAGGGCGTCTATTACGTGGTGCAGAGCACGCCCGTCGTCTCGGGCGAGGCGCTGGTCGATGCGCAGCCCGCCTTCGATCAGAACAACCGCCCGGCCGTGAACTTCCGCTTCAACGGCGCGGGGGGCCGCGTCTTCGGCGATTACACCGCGCAGAATATCGGCCGTCCCTTCGCCATCGTCCTCGACGATCAGGTGATCTCGGCCCCCGTCATCAACTCGGCCATTCCGGGCGGATCGGGGATCATCACCGGCAACTTCACGGTGGAGCAATCGACCCAGCTGGCCGTCCTGCTGCGCGCGGGCGCACTGCCCGCAGGCATGGACTTCCTTGAGGAACGGACCATCGGGCCGGAGCTTGGTCAGGACAGCATCGACGCGGGCCGCTTGGCCTCGGTCGTTGCGATGATCGCCGTGGTGGTGTTCATGGTCGCCTCCTATGGCTGGTTCGGGATGATGGCCAACGTCGCGCTGGCGGTGAACGTCATCGCCATCTTCGCGATCCTGTCGCTGATCGGGGCCACGTTGACGCTGCCGGGCATCGCCGGGATCGTGCTGACGATGGGGATGGCGGTCGATGCCAACGTGCTGATCTACGAGCGTGTCCGCGAAGAACTGCGCGCCGGCCGCAACGCCGTCCGCGCGCTCGACGAAGGGTTCCAGAAGGCGCTTTCGGCGATCGTGGATGCCAACATCACCACGCTGCTGACGGCGGTGATCATGTTCGCCATCGGCACGGGTTCGGTGCGCGGCTTCGCCGTCACGCTGGGAATCGGCATCATCACCTCGATGTTCACCTCGGTCTTCGTCACCCGGTCGCTGATCGCTACGTGGTATGCGTGGCGTCGGCCCAAGACCATCACCGTGTAA
- the yajC gene encoding preprotein translocase subunit YajC: protein MFATPAFAQSAAGGAAGALTSFVPLILIFAIMYFLLIRPQQKKVKEHRNMVQQLRRGDQVVTQGGVIGKVTHVAEGNEVTVEIAEGVKVKVLRSTIAQVVSKTEPVA, encoded by the coding sequence ATGTTCGCCACCCCTGCCTTCGCCCAATCCGCCGCCGGCGGCGCTGCCGGCGCCCTGACCAGCTTCGTTCCGCTGATCCTGATCTTCGCGATCATGTACTTCCTGCTGATCCGTCCGCAGCAGAAGAAGGTGAAGGAACACCGCAACATGGTTCAACAGCTGCGCCGCGGCGATCAGGTCGTCACGCAAGGCGGCGTCATCGGCAAGGTCACCCATGTCGCCGAGGGCAACGAAGTCACGGTCGAGATCGCCGAAGGCGTCAAGGTGAAGGTCCTGCGCAGCACGATCGCGCAAGTCGTCTCCAAAACCGAACCCGTCGCCTGA
- the serS gene encoding serine--tRNA ligase, whose translation MHDIRAIRENPAAFDAALSRRGAQPMSAQVLAVDEARRGKILAAETAQAEQNRASKEVGAAKAAGNEAEFERLRALVAQKKADIARLNEEAAQEDARLRDLLLTIPNLPLADVPDGADEEGNVELRRWGTPRALPFPAKEHYEIPAAQAGLDFATAAKLSGSRFVVLKGAITRLHRALAQFMLDTHVNEHGLTEMWTPVLVRDDAMLGTGQLPKFAEDSYQTTNGWWLIPTSEVTLTNTVAGEILDWETLPIRMTAHTQCFRSEAGSAGRDTAGMLRQHQFEKVEMVSITTPEQSAEEHERMTACAEAILQKLGLPYRVMVLCTGDMGFGATRTHDLEVWLPGQDTYREISSVSVCGAFQARRMNARFRPEGGKPDFVHTLNGSGLAVGRCLIAVLENGQQEDGSVDLPAVLHPYLGGKTRITAEGVLA comes from the coding sequence ATGCACGACATCCGCGCCATCCGCGAAAACCCCGCCGCCTTCGATGCGGCGCTGTCGCGTCGTGGGGCGCAGCCGATGTCGGCGCAGGTGCTGGCCGTCGACGAGGCGCGGCGCGGCAAGATCCTCGCCGCCGAAACCGCGCAGGCCGAACAGAACCGCGCCAGCAAGGAAGTCGGCGCCGCCAAGGCCGCCGGCAACGAGGCCGAGTTCGAGCGTCTGCGCGCCCTTGTGGCACAGAAGAAAGCCGACATCGCCCGCCTGAACGAGGAAGCCGCGCAGGAGGATGCCCGTCTGCGCGATCTCTTACTGACCATCCCGAACCTGCCCTTGGCCGATGTGCCCGACGGCGCGGACGAAGAGGGCAACGTGGAACTGCGCCGCTGGGGCACGCCCCGCGCCCTGCCCTTCCCCGCCAAGGAGCATTACGAGATTCCCGCCGCGCAGGCCGGTCTGGATTTCGCGACGGCGGCCAAGCTGTCGGGAAGCCGGTTCGTCGTCCTAAAGGGCGCGATCACCCGGCTGCACCGCGCCCTCGCGCAGTTCATGCTTGACACACATGTGAACGAACACGGCCTGACGGAGATGTGGACCCCGGTCCTCGTGCGCGACGACGCGATGCTCGGCACTGGCCAGCTTCCGAAATTCGCCGAGGACAGCTACCAGACCACGAACGGCTGGTGGCTGATCCCGACCTCGGAGGTGACGTTGACGAACACCGTCGCCGGGGAGATCCTCGATTGGGAAACCCTTCCCATCCGCATGACGGCCCACACCCAATGCTTCCGCTCCGAAGCGGGCAGCGCCGGGCGCGACACCGCCGGCATGCTGCGCCAGCATCAGTTCGAGAAGGTGGAGATGGTCTCCATCACCACGCCCGAACAATCCGCCGAGGAGCACGAGCGCATGACCGCCTGCGCCGAGGCGATTCTGCAAAAGCTGGGCCTGCCCTACCGCGTGATGGTGCTCTGCACCGGCGATATGGGATTCGGCGCGACGCGGACGCATGATCTGGAGGTGTGGCTGCCCGGTCAGGACACCTACCGCGAGATTTCCTCGGTTTCGGTCTGCGGCGCGTTTCAGGCCCGCCGCATGAACGCCCGCTTCCGCCCCGAAGGCGGCAAGCCCGATTTCGTGCATACGCTGAACGGCTCGGGCCTCGCGGTCGGCCGCTGCCTGATCGCCGTGCTGGAGAATGGCCAGCAGGAAGACGGCTCGGTCGACCTGCCGGCCGTGCTGCATCCCTATCTCGGCGGCAAGACCCGCATCACCGCCGAGGGTGTGCTGGCCTGA
- a CDS encoding lytic transglycosylase domain-containing protein: MRHIALAATLVAAITPPAMAEGIFGKSPGAGVSRLGSQFDVLDSRAATQYSASSRLRPPSEAAEEQASTPRYSGNYRGQYLATARAAAQKYNVPEDLFLRLVQQESGWNPAAVSVRGARGLAQLMPDTAQLIGVAIDDPVANLYGGARYLRMMYDRFGDWRHALAAYNAGPMAVERYGGIPPYAETQSYVKIIAGG, from the coding sequence ATGCGACACATCGCGCTTGCGGCAACACTCGTTGCTGCGATCACGCCCCCGGCCATGGCCGAGGGGATCTTCGGCAAATCGCCCGGTGCGGGGGTCTCGCGGCTCGGCTCGCAATTCGACGTGCTCGACAGTCGGGCGGCCACGCAATATTCCGCCTCGAGCCGTCTGCGCCCGCCCTCCGAGGCAGCCGAGGAGCAGGCCTCGACCCCGCGCTATAGCGGGAATTATCGCGGCCAATACCTCGCGACGGCCCGTGCGGCGGCGCAAAAGTACAACGTACCGGAGGATCTGTTCCTGCGCCTCGTGCAGCAGGAATCGGGCTGGAACCCGGCGGCGGTGTCGGTTCGGGGCGCGCGGGGGCTGGCGCAACTGATGCCCGACACGGCGCAGCTGATCGGGGTGGCCATCGACGATCCGGTGGCCAACCTCTATGGCGGCGCGCGCTATCTGCGGATGATGTATGACCGCTTCGGCGACTGGCGGCACGCGCTGGCCGCCTACAACGCCGGTCCCATGGCGGTGGAGCGTTACGGCGGGATCCCTCCCTATGCCGAAACGCAATCCTATGTGAAGATCATCGCGGGCGGCTGA
- the ssb gene encoding single-stranded DNA-binding protein, translated as MAGSVNKVIIVGNLGRDPEVRSFQNGGRVVNLRIATSETWRDRTSGERKERTEWHSVAIFSEPLGKIAEQYLRKGSKVYIEGALETRKWQDQSGQDRYSTEVVLRPFRGELTLLDGRDGGGASAGGGGGYEDRGGGYDYEGGSSGGGASRGGARPQGGGGGRSNDFDDEIPF; from the coding sequence ATGGCGGGTTCGGTCAACAAGGTCATCATCGTCGGCAATCTGGGCCGCGACCCAGAGGTGCGCAGCTTCCAGAACGGTGGCCGCGTGGTGAACCTGCGGATCGCCACCTCGGAAACGTGGCGCGACCGCACCTCGGGGGAGCGCAAGGAGCGTACGGAGTGGCATTCGGTCGCCATCTTCTCCGAACCGCTGGGCAAGATCGCCGAGCAGTATCTGCGCAAAGGGTCCAAGGTGTATATCGAGGGCGCGCTCGAAACGCGGAAATGGCAGGATCAGTCCGGTCAGGACCGGTATTCGACGGAAGTCGTGCTGCGCCCGTTCCGCGGCGAGCTGACGCTTCTGGATGGGCGTGACGGCGGCGGCGCATCTGCGGGCGGCGGTGGCGGCTACGAGGATCGTGGCGGCGGTTACGATTACGAAGGCGGCAGCAGCGGCGGCGGTGCATCGCGCGGCGGCGCGCGCCCGCAGGGCGGCGGCGGCGGTCGCAGCAACGATTTCGACGACGAAATCCCGTTCTAA
- a CDS encoding calcium-binding protein, with protein MPLSSLPSLTSFSLTPVLDVTKGDALLTLSADAVDDYGITDISIWLDKSVVQTSFLDSFGIAVPFWLGNSATWVDGHLNSSVWVKPETKSGSAEIMRIELTDMEGNKVTYDQDDLRAAGFTSSVTIVGGSDIPPPVTHAELSIPDAITLREGQSLNVGLLLKNMASGYTTYSYDISTAGGAASFADIGSLSGQGSYIGWGGRTERIPMTITALRDTVAEGPETAFLVVNVSGTEFSDGGSMKVVEITILDDNLTDGTNGRDTLRGTSAAEVLTGGRGDDSYYVTKGDQVVEDANGGRDHVFSALDWTLGDNLETLTLTGQGAATGRGNAADNVITGNGAANVLEGLGGNDTLKGGAGADTLRGGNGNDVLNGDGGNDVLFGGSGDDGLYGGDGNDRISGDGGADRLSGQNGNDTLSGGDGNDILKGDNGADQLSGGAGADMLYGGAGADVLSGDNGADTLTGGAGHDRLLGGAGNDVLNADAGNDTLYGGAGNDVLSGGAGRDVLYGGAGVDELHGGVDQARDTFIFLKRSDFGSLSHTDEIHDFVSGIDRIDVSAIDANIRAAGHQSFVFSDSGPAANALWTTQQGSDLLLQGDVNKDGAADFALLLRDVQYLASTDVML; from the coding sequence ATGCCTCTGTCGTCGCTGCCCTCACTCACGTCGTTCTCGCTTACTCCGGTGCTCGATGTCACCAAGGGGGATGCTCTTTTAACCCTGTCTGCGGATGCCGTGGATGATTACGGCATAACCGATATCAGCATCTGGCTCGATAAATCCGTCGTTCAGACGAGCTTCCTCGATTCCTTCGGAATCGCGGTTCCGTTCTGGCTCGGCAACTCGGCGACATGGGTGGACGGGCATCTGAACAGCTCGGTCTGGGTGAAACCCGAAACCAAATCAGGCAGCGCGGAGATTATGCGCATCGAGTTGACCGATATGGAGGGCAACAAGGTCACTTACGATCAGGACGATCTGCGGGCGGCGGGGTTCACTTCCTCGGTCACGATCGTCGGCGGCTCGGACATTCCTCCTCCCGTGACCCATGCCGAGCTTTCCATTCCCGACGCGATCACCCTGCGCGAAGGGCAGAGCCTGAATGTCGGCTTGCTCCTCAAGAACATGGCGAGCGGATATACGACCTACAGCTATGATATCTCGACGGCGGGCGGCGCTGCGTCTTTCGCCGATATCGGCAGCCTGTCGGGGCAGGGCTCCTATATCGGTTGGGGTGGAAGGACGGAGCGCATCCCCATGACCATCACCGCCCTGCGGGATACCGTGGCGGAGGGGCCGGAGACGGCCTTCCTCGTCGTGAATGTCAGCGGCACCGAGTTCAGCGATGGTGGCAGCATGAAGGTCGTGGAGATCACGATCCTCGATGACAACCTGACCGACGGGACGAACGGGCGCGACACCCTCCGCGGCACCTCTGCCGCCGAGGTGCTGACCGGCGGGCGAGGGGATGACAGCTATTACGTCACCAAGGGCGACCAAGTGGTCGAGGATGCGAATGGCGGCCGCGATCACGTCTTCTCCGCGCTCGATTGGACGCTGGGCGACAACCTCGAGACGTTGACCCTGACCGGGCAGGGCGCGGCCACGGGGCGCGGAAACGCGGCGGACAATGTGATCACCGGCAACGGCGCCGCGAATGTGTTGGAGGGGCTTGGCGGGAACGACACCCTGAAGGGCGGTGCGGGGGCCGATACCCTGCGCGGTGGCAATGGGAATGACGTGCTGAACGGGGATGGCGGAAACGATGTCCTGTTCGGCGGGTCGGGGGATGACGGGCTTTATGGCGGCGACGGCAATGACCGGATCAGTGGGGATGGTGGGGCGGACCGGCTGTCGGGCCAGAATGGCAACGACACGCTGAGCGGCGGTGACGGTAACGACATCCTGAAGGGCGACAACGGCGCCGATCAGCTTTCGGGCGGTGCGGGGGCCGACATGCTCTATGGCGGCGCGGGTGCCGATGTCCTGTCGGGGGACAACGGAGCCGACACCCTGACCGGGGGCGCGGGCCATGACCGGCTTCTGGGCGGCGCGGGGAACGATGTGCTGAACGCCGATGCCGGCAATGACACGCTTTATGGCGGCGCGGGCAATGACGTGCTTTCGGGGGGCGCGGGGCGCGATGTCCTCTATGGCGGCGCCGGGGTGGATGAGCTTCATGGCGGCGTGGATCAGGCGCGCGATACCTTCATCTTCCTGAAGCGTTCGGATTTCGGCTCTCTCAGCCATACGGATGAGATCCACGATTTCGTATCCGGCATCGACCGGATCGATGTCAGCGCGATCGACGCGAACATCCGCGCCGCCGGGCATCAGAGCTTCGTCTTCAGCGACAGCGGACCGGCGGCAAACGCCCTCTGGACGACGCAGCAGGGCAGCGATCTGCTTTTGCAGGGCGATGTGAATAAGGACGGCGCGGCCGATTTCGCGCTGCTTCTGCGCGATGTACAGTATCTGGCGTCGACTGACGTGATGCTGTGA